From the genome of Psychrilyobacter atlanticus DSM 19335, one region includes:
- a CDS encoding O-acetyl-ADP-ribose deacetylase — MSTKYKIIEVIKGDITKLKIDAIVNAANNGLFGGGGVDGAIHRAGGKEIADECKIIRESRGGCKTGEAVITTGGNLEADYVIHTVGPVWDGERKGMETFLSNCYKNSLTLAVQNNIETIAFPCISTGIYGFPKDLAAEIAISTIIDFLKNNVSIKKIILVCFEDESFNIYKFLLSLYN; from the coding sequence ATGTCTACAAAGTACAAAATTATTGAAGTGATCAAGGGGGATATAACAAAATTAAAAATTGACGCAATTGTAAATGCAGCTAACAATGGTTTGTTTGGAGGGGGAGGAGTCGATGGAGCGATTCATAGAGCCGGTGGGAAGGAAATTGCCGATGAATGTAAGATTATTAGAGAGAGCCGGGGAGGGTGTAAAACTGGAGAAGCTGTGATAACAACAGGAGGAAATCTTGAGGCAGACTATGTAATACACACGGTGGGACCTGTATGGGATGGTGAAAGAAAAGGCATGGAGACATTTTTATCAAACTGCTATAAAAACAGCTTGACCTTGGCCGTACAAAACAATATAGAAACTATAGCATTTCCATGTATCAGTACCGGAATTTATGGATTTCCCAAAGATCTGGCTGCTGAAATTGCAATCTCAACAATAATAGATTTTTTAAAGAATAATGTAAGTATTAAAAAAATTATTCTCGTATGTTTTGAGGACGAATCCTTTAACATCTACAAATTTTTATTAAGTCTTTATAATTAA
- the rplI gene encoding 50S ribosomal protein L9, whose product MSKIKVILNTDVAGQGRKGDIVSVSEGYAKNFLLKGNKGIIATDEEMKKLEAKKNKAAAKDQAETAVAEEQAKVLGEKTLFMKVKAGENGKVFGSITNKEISEAIKTQFNMVIEKKKIDGSIKKIGEHKVNLKLHKGVKASLKVIAERM is encoded by the coding sequence ATGTCAAAGATAAAAGTGATACTTAATACAGACGTAGCAGGACAAGGAAGAAAGGGTGACATAGTAAGTGTATCGGAAGGATATGCTAAAAACTTCTTATTAAAAGGAAATAAAGGAATTATAGCAACTGATGAAGAAATGAAAAAATTAGAGGCTAAAAAAAATAAAGCAGCGGCAAAAGATCAAGCTGAAACAGCTGTAGCAGAGGAACAAGCTAAGGTATTAGGAGAAAAAACTTTATTCATGAAGGTAAAAGCTGGAGAGAATGGAAAGGTATTTGGTTCTATAACTAACAAAGAGATATCTGAGGCAATAAAAACTCAATTTAATATGGTAATAGAAAAGAAAAAAATAGATGGAAGTATAAAAAAAATAGGTGAACACAAAGTAAACTTAAAATTACACAAAGGTGTAAAGGCTAGCTTAAAAGTAATAGCTGAGAGAATGTAG
- a CDS encoding peptidase U32 family protein, which yields MKKRVELLAPAGNFEKLEMAFHYGADAVFLGGKEFSLRAGGHNFDREELVEAVKYAHARGKKVWVALNIIPHNDEMDALPEYVQFLEKTAGVDGVIVADLGILEIVKENSNLHISASTQASNTNWRSVKMWQEMGASRVVLAREISLENIKEIRARVPDIEIEVFIHGALCMSVSGRCLLSNYMIGRDANRGDCAQSCRWKYNVMEENNNGDKKPVYSEDEATHIFNSKDLCTIEFIDQILDAGVDSLKIEGRMKGIYYVATAVKVYREAINRYYEGNFEYSEKWLRELETTSHRKYTSGFYFNKPNSDSQNYNNRNSYSQSHQLVAKVAEKLSENEYILEVRNKIFTGEELEVASNNGNPKIIVLPEMEITKKRVTSIVTDANPNSVVRVKIDADINRLDMIRRVLPEVE from the coding sequence ATGAAAAAAAGAGTAGAACTATTAGCTCCAGCAGGAAATTTTGAAAAGTTAGAGATGGCATTCCACTATGGTGCGGATGCAGTATTTTTAGGTGGAAAAGAATTTAGTTTAAGAGCAGGTGGACACAACTTTGATAGAGAGGAGTTAGTAGAAGCAGTTAAATATGCTCATGCAAGAGGTAAAAAAGTATGGGTAGCACTAAATATAATTCCACATAATGATGAGATGGATGCTTTACCGGAGTATGTACAATTTTTGGAAAAAACAGCTGGAGTAGATGGTGTTATAGTAGCAGATTTAGGAATTTTAGAGATAGTTAAAGAGAACTCTAACTTACACATAAGTGCAAGTACTCAAGCCAGTAACACTAACTGGAGATCGGTTAAGATGTGGCAGGAGATGGGTGCTTCGAGAGTTGTTTTAGCTAGAGAAATTTCACTGGAGAATATCAAAGAAATTAGAGCTCGTGTTCCAGACATTGAGATAGAAGTATTTATTCATGGAGCACTATGTATGTCTGTATCAGGTAGATGCTTACTAAGTAACTATATGATAGGAAGAGATGCAAATCGTGGAGATTGTGCTCAATCTTGTAGATGGAAATACAATGTAATGGAAGAGAATAATAACGGAGATAAAAAGCCAGTTTATTCTGAAGATGAAGCTACACATATATTTAACTCAAAAGATCTATGTACAATTGAATTTATAGATCAAATATTAGATGCAGGTGTTGATTCACTAAAAATTGAAGGAAGAATGAAGGGTATTTATTATGTTGCAACAGCTGTAAAAGTTTATAGAGAAGCAATTAATAGATACTATGAAGGAAACTTTGAATATAGTGAAAAGTGGTTAAGAGAGCTTGAAACAACATCTCATAGAAAATATACATCTGGTTTCTATTTTAATAAACCGAATTCAGATTCACAAAATTATAACAATAGAAATTCATATAGTCAGAGTCATCAATTAGTTGCAAAAGTAGCAGAGAAACTAAGTGAAAATGAATATATCTTAGAAGTAAGAAATAAAATATTTACTGGTGAAGAGCTAGAAGTAGCAAGTAATAATGGTAACCCAAAGATTATTGTATTACCAGAGATGGAGATTACAAAGAAGAGAGTAACAAGTATAGTAACGGATGCTAACCCTAACTCTGTTGTAAGGGTAAAGATAGATGCAGATATTAATAGACTTGATATGATAAGAAGGGTTTTACCAGAAGTAGAGTAG
- a CDS encoding 2'-5' RNA ligase family protein translates to MKNGHNKKELYFIGILPPKGILAEIEELKKICMKKFNSKHALKLPAHITLIPPFYSNEQKILSLKAGLSGILKKDISVELNGFSYFDKKVIYIDVQKNKNLFNLKKHIDDKVLIKHKIKTADINFIPHITIASKDLTDESFLLSREYFKGIEYKRSFKVKNIVIFKLEALGWNKFISL, encoded by the coding sequence ATGAAAAATGGACATAATAAAAAAGAATTATATTTTATCGGTATATTGCCACCTAAAGGTATTCTTGCAGAGATAGAAGAATTAAAAAAAATTTGTATGAAAAAATTTAATTCAAAACATGCTCTAAAATTACCGGCACACATAACTCTTATCCCCCCCTTTTACAGTAATGAACAAAAAATCCTTTCTTTAAAGGCTGGCTTAAGCGGCATATTAAAAAAAGACATCTCTGTGGAATTAAATGGATTTTCATATTTTGATAAAAAGGTTATCTATATAGATGTACAGAAAAATAAAAATCTTTTTAACTTAAAAAAACATATAGATGATAAAGTTTTAATAAAACACAAGATAAAAACTGCAGATATCAATTTTATCCCCCATATAACTATCGCTTCTAAAGATTTAACAGATGAAAGCTTTCTCCTCTCCCGGGAATATTTTAAAGGTATAGAATATAAAAGGTCTTTTAAAGTAAAAAATATAGTTATATTTAAATTAGAAGCTTTAGGCTGGAATAAATTTATATCCCTTTAA
- a CDS encoding ATP-binding cassette domain-containing protein — MMENILEIRNLKKSFGRSSFFKSKKSKTAVDNISFEIKKGEIFGLVGESGCGKSTTGNLISKLLKTDDGEIIYKGRNINNLKGQELKNMRKNIQMIFQDPYHSLNPKKNIGWILMEPLIIHNLYSKDEKRKKILDMLEVAGFDESFLNKYPHELSGGQRQRVAILAALMCEPDLVIADEAVSALDVSVQAQILNFMKKLQNKMGLTYLFISHDLNVVYYMCDRIAVMKEGKIVEIDEAKNLYHNPKHPYTKSLLEAIPGKK; from the coding sequence ATGATGGAGAATATACTTGAAATAAGAAATTTGAAAAAGAGTTTTGGAAGATCTAGTTTTTTTAAATCTAAAAAATCCAAAACAGCTGTAGACAATATTTCTTTTGAGATAAAAAAAGGGGAAATATTTGGTCTTGTAGGAGAATCAGGATGTGGTAAATCTACAACAGGAAACCTTATAAGTAAGTTACTAAAAACTGATGACGGAGAGATTATATATAAAGGCAGAAACATCAATAACTTAAAGGGACAAGAACTCAAAAATATGAGAAAAAATATTCAAATGATCTTCCAGGATCCCTACCATTCTTTAAATCCTAAAAAAAATATAGGATGGATCTTAATGGAGCCACTGATAATTCATAATCTCTACTCCAAAGATGAAAAAAGAAAAAAAATCTTGGATATGTTAGAGGTAGCCGGCTTTGATGAAAGTTTTCTGAACAAATATCCCCATGAACTTTCTGGTGGGCAGAGACAGAGAGTTGCAATTCTTGCTGCTCTTATGTGTGAACCAGATCTTGTTATAGCTGATGAAGCTGTATCTGCTCTGGATGTATCGGTCCAGGCACAAATATTAAATTTTATGAAGAAACTTCAAAATAAGATGGGACTGACGTATCTTTTTATCTCCCACGATTTAAATGTCGTTTATTATATGTGTGACAGGATAGCAGTCATGAAAGAAGGGAAGATTGTAGAGATAGATGAAGCCAAAAATCTATATCATAATCCAAAACATCCCTATACAAAATCTCTTTTAGAGGCAATCCCAGGCAAAAAATAA
- a CDS encoding ABC transporter permease has product MNIKVKDHNLIIGGGILIFLLLIMGVSFFYLPHSVTEINTKLKLSSPNFSYLLGTDNFGRDILSRLMKGSQTAFLVGIISVGIGSSMGVSLGAISGYFGGRIDEFIMRIIDAMMAFPGILFALMFISVFGVGIENTMIAIGIMSIPTFARITRSGFLREKELEYIKAARVRGASNFRIIYHHILPNVLSPIIVAATMSFSNAILAEAALSYLGLGVQAPNPSWGRMLSESQMYFMIAPWYTLAPGIMITLTVLALNMLGDFLRGYQKR; this is encoded by the coding sequence ATGAATATAAAAGTCAAAGATCATAACTTGATAATAGGAGGAGGAATACTTATATTCCTTCTACTTATTATGGGAGTAAGTTTTTTTTACCTGCCTCATTCAGTTACTGAAATAAATACAAAATTAAAACTCTCCTCTCCTAATTTTTCCTACCTTTTGGGTACTGATAATTTTGGAAGAGATATCCTCAGCAGACTCATGAAGGGATCCCAGACAGCTTTTTTAGTTGGGATAATATCTGTAGGTATTGGGAGTAGTATGGGAGTAAGTTTAGGAGCAATCTCCGGATATTTTGGTGGTAGGATAGATGAGTTTATAATGAGAATAATCGACGCCATGATGGCTTTCCCTGGTATTTTATTTGCCCTTATGTTTATCTCTGTATTTGGAGTTGGTATAGAAAATACAATGATAGCTATTGGAATAATGTCGATACCTACATTTGCCAGGATCACCAGAAGCGGATTTTTGCGGGAAAAAGAATTAGAATATATTAAAGCTGCCCGGGTAAGGGGAGCTTCTAATTTTAGAATTATATATCACCATATCTTACCCAATGTTCTATCTCCAATAATAGTAGCCGCAACTATGAGTTTCTCAAATGCTATCCTGGCAGAAGCAGCTCTTAGTTATTTAGGTCTTGGAGTTCAGGCCCCTAATCCCAGCTGGGGCAGGATGTTAAGTGAATCACAGATGTATTTTATGATAGCTCCCTGGTATACATTGGCCCCAGGAATAATGATTACTTTAACTGTATTAGCACTTAATATGCTGGGAGATTTTTTAAGAGGATATCAAAAGAGGTAG
- a CDS encoding ABC transporter ATP-binding protein, whose amino-acid sequence MTIEIKNLNIYFNEKTKLQAVNNLSFCVKKGEIMGLVGESGCGKSLTSLAIMRLLRGNASLSGEINFLGENILNLSKKEMTNLRGREISMIFQEPLTALNPLHRVGKQIGETLKIHTSLSKKERKEKTLELMKEVNLKDLEDTYKKFPHELSGGQRQRIVIAMAIACEPKLIIADEPTTALDVSTQTQIIDLLKELNKKKDNSLLFISHDLDLVGDLCHKIAIMYAGHIVEVIEKLKDAKHPYTKCLLDAIPNPLHKGNELYSIPGRVPNLSERESGCPFAARCPMAKKRCHEILPELLERKDGHLVRCLYT is encoded by the coding sequence ATGACTATTGAAATTAAAAATTTAAATATCTATTTTAATGAAAAAACAAAACTACAGGCCGTCAACAACCTTTCATTTTGTGTAAAAAAAGGTGAAATTATGGGATTAGTAGGAGAATCAGGATGCGGAAAGAGTCTGACATCCCTGGCTATTATGAGGCTTTTAAGAGGAAATGCAAGCCTTAGTGGTGAAATCAATTTTTTAGGTGAAAACATCTTAAATCTTTCTAAAAAAGAGATGACCAATCTCAGAGGCCGGGAAATTTCTATGATCTTTCAGGAGCCACTGACAGCCTTAAATCCCCTCCATAGAGTAGGGAAACAAATAGGTGAAACCCTAAAAATTCATACCTCTCTATCTAAAAAAGAGAGAAAAGAAAAAACTTTAGAACTCATGAAAGAAGTGAATTTAAAGGATTTAGAAGATACATATAAAAAATTTCCCCATGAACTTTCAGGGGGACAGAGACAGAGGATCGTTATTGCCATGGCTATAGCATGTGAACCAAAATTAATAATAGCCGATGAGCCCACAACAGCACTAGACGTAAGCACACAGACTCAAATTATAGATCTGTTGAAAGAACTGAATAAAAAAAAGGATAACTCCCTTCTTTTTATATCCCATGATTTAGATTTAGTAGGAGATCTTTGTCACAAAATAGCAATAATGTATGCTGGTCATATTGTAGAAGTGATAGAGAAGTTAAAAGATGCAAAACATCCATATACTAAGTGTCTTTTAGATGCAATACCTAATCCATTACACAAAGGGAATGAACTTTATTCCATCCCGGGAAGGGTTCCTAACCTATCGGAAAGGGAAAGTGGATGCCCTTTTGCTGCAAGGTGTCCCATGGCAAAAAAAAGATGCCATGAAATTTTACCCGAACTTTTAGAAAGAAAGGATGGACATCTGGTTAGATGTCTATATACATAG
- the dnaB gene encoding replicative DNA helicase, with the protein MQGIDKLKMVPTSVEAERSVLGGVLLKPDSLEDIVEIVKASDFYKGAHRNIYEAMLVAYSKGEVIDPVVLINTLKKQNKFEESGGEAILYEIIEQVPTAANILTYARIVKEKATLRKLGDIGTQIVEMTHEGYEDIDDILDKAEGMIFKIAENKESKDVIEVKDIISQEYERLEKLMDNKGMTTGISSGFKHFDEMTNGFHPSDLVILAARPAMGKTAFVLNLALEAAVEEKKSVMIFSLEMSNSQLLQRFLAAKARIPLSNLRNGFLEADHWVKLGSASSKLAESSIQIADMPNINVMEIRAMARRAKAAGKLDMIIIDYLQLIKGRDKNGESRQQEISDISRSLKIIARELEVPVIALSQLSRGPEQRADRRPMLSDLRDSGAIEQDADMVVFLYRDDYYNEDSEDAGIAEVIIGKQRNGPVGTVKLRFFHEYTQFGDYTTSIT; encoded by the coding sequence ATGCAAGGTATAGATAAATTAAAGATGGTTCCGACCAGTGTAGAAGCTGAAAGGTCGGTATTAGGTGGAGTTTTATTAAAACCAGATTCTCTAGAAGATATTGTAGAGATAGTAAAAGCCAGTGATTTTTACAAGGGTGCACATAGAAATATTTATGAAGCGATGTTGGTGGCTTACTCTAAAGGGGAAGTAATAGATCCTGTAGTTTTAATAAATACACTGAAAAAACAAAATAAATTTGAAGAAAGTGGTGGAGAAGCTATTCTATATGAGATTATAGAACAGGTTCCTACGGCTGCAAATATCTTAACTTATGCCAGAATAGTGAAGGAGAAAGCTACACTGCGTAAATTAGGAGATATAGGTACTCAAATAGTGGAGATGACCCATGAAGGTTATGAAGATATAGATGATATATTGGATAAAGCCGAAGGGATGATCTTTAAGATTGCTGAAAATAAAGAGAGTAAAGATGTAATAGAAGTAAAAGATATTATATCTCAAGAATATGAAAGATTGGAAAAATTGATGGATAATAAGGGCATGACAACTGGAATCTCTTCAGGATTTAAACATTTTGACGAGATGACCAATGGTTTTCATCCTTCAGACCTAGTAATATTAGCAGCTAGACCAGCTATGGGTAAGACAGCATTTGTTCTGAACCTGGCATTAGAGGCTGCTGTAGAAGAGAAAAAAAGTGTTATGATATTCAGTCTGGAGATGTCAAATTCTCAATTACTTCAAAGATTCTTAGCTGCAAAGGCTAGGATTCCACTTTCAAATTTAAGAAATGGATTTTTAGAAGCGGATCATTGGGTAAAATTAGGGTCAGCTAGTTCAAAATTAGCTGAATCTAGTATTCAAATAGCTGATATGCCAAATATAAATGTTATGGAAATAAGAGCCATGGCAAGAAGAGCCAAGGCAGCAGGAAAGTTAGATATGATAATCATAGACTATCTGCAGCTTATAAAGGGTAGAGATAAAAATGGTGAATCACGTCAACAAGAGATTTCAGATATATCTAGATCACTTAAGATTATAGCCAGAGAATTAGAAGTGCCAGTAATAGCACTATCTCAGCTTTCACGTGGTCCTGAGCAAAGAGCTGATAGAAGACCAATGCTATCTGACCTAAGAGATTCAGGTGCCATTGAGCAGGATGCCGATATGGTAGTTTTCCTCTATAGAGATGACTACTATAACGAAGATAGTGAAGATGCAGGAATTGCCGAAGTTATTATCGGTAAGCAGAGAAATGGTCCTGTAGGAACGGTAAAACTGAGATTCTTCCATGAATATACACAATTTGGAGATTATACTACAAGTATAACTTAA
- the groL gene encoding chaperonin GroEL (60 kDa chaperone family; promotes refolding of misfolded polypeptides especially under stressful conditions; forms two stacked rings of heptamers to form a barrel-shaped 14mer; ends can be capped by GroES; misfolded proteins enter the barrel where they are refolded when GroES binds) yields MAKIFKFNEDAREKLKVGVDTLANTIKVTLGPKGRNVVLGKQYGPPLITNDGVSIAKEIELEDIFENMGAELIKEVAIKANDVAGDGTTTATVLAQAIVEEGLKVVSEGANPVFIKKGIELATTKVMELLKERSKAIENKEEIIQVASISAADEVIGKLIADAIEKVSETGVITVEEASSIETTLDVVEGMQFDKGYLSPYMATNTEKMIAVIENPYILITDKKIKNMQEILPILEECMKGGRPLLIIAEDIEGEVLNTLVLNKLRGTLNVVAVKPPAFGDRRKAMLEDIAILTGGTLISNEKGMNISDTISLHLGGAAKVKITQDSTVIVGGLGNDGLVYSRLKQLKTQISESTSEYDTEKLQERLAKLSGGVGVIRVGATTETELKEKKLRIEDALNATKAAISEGIVPGGGCVLVDISKQLKTLDLGDTKEIKQGVDIIVRSLLAPLRQIAQNAGFDGDEIVQKVMDLDSEIGFDALSCEYVHMIERGIIDPTMVTRSALQSAASISALILTTEVLVGEIIKEEAPVMPMM; encoded by the coding sequence ATGGCAAAAATATTTAAATTTAATGAAGACGCAAGGGAGAAGTTGAAAGTAGGTGTAGACACCCTGGCAAATACAATAAAAGTAACTCTAGGACCTAAGGGAAGGAATGTGGTTTTAGGAAAGCAGTATGGTCCTCCCCTTATAACCAATGATGGGGTATCCATTGCAAAGGAGATAGAGTTAGAAGATATATTTGAAAATATGGGAGCAGAGTTGATAAAAGAAGTGGCTATAAAAGCCAATGATGTGGCAGGAGATGGAACTACTACAGCAACAGTATTGGCTCAAGCCATTGTAGAGGAAGGTTTAAAGGTTGTATCTGAAGGAGCAAACCCTGTTTTTATAAAAAAGGGGATAGAGCTTGCAACGACTAAAGTAATGGAGCTTCTAAAAGAAAGGAGCAAAGCCATTGAAAATAAGGAGGAGATTATCCAGGTAGCAAGTATATCAGCGGCTGATGAGGTTATAGGGAAATTAATAGCTGATGCCATAGAAAAGGTCAGTGAAACAGGTGTAATTACCGTAGAGGAAGCCAGTTCAATAGAGACTACCTTAGATGTGGTGGAAGGTATGCAGTTTGACAAGGGATACCTATCTCCATATATGGCAACTAATACAGAAAAAATGATAGCTGTTATAGAGAATCCATATATATTAATAACTGATAAAAAGATAAAAAATATGCAGGAGATCCTGCCTATATTAGAGGAGTGCATGAAAGGAGGGAGACCTCTGCTGATAATAGCTGAAGATATTGAGGGAGAAGTGCTTAATACCCTCGTATTGAATAAATTAAGAGGGACCCTGAATGTGGTAGCAGTAAAACCTCCTGCCTTTGGAGATCGTCGTAAGGCTATGTTAGAAGATATAGCCATCCTTACTGGCGGAACTTTGATATCCAATGAAAAAGGAATGAATATATCTGATACTATAAGTCTGCATCTAGGAGGTGCTGCTAAGGTAAAGATAACACAAGACAGTACTGTTATTGTAGGAGGGTTAGGGAATGACGGGTTAGTTTATTCTAGATTAAAGCAGCTAAAGACTCAAATAAGTGAATCTACCTCTGAATATGATACAGAAAAACTACAGGAACGTCTGGCAAAGCTGTCTGGAGGAGTAGGAGTGATTCGTGTAGGAGCTACAACAGAAACAGAGTTAAAGGAGAAAAAACTGAGGATTGAGGATGCTCTAAATGCTACAAAAGCAGCGATTTCAGAGGGAATAGTACCTGGAGGAGGTTGTGTGTTGGTAGATATTTCCAAGCAGTTAAAAACTCTAGACTTAGGAGATACAAAGGAGATAAAACAGGGTGTAGATATAATAGTTAGGTCACTTTTAGCTCCCTTGAGACAGATAGCTCAAAATGCCGGGTTTGATGGAGATGAGATAGTTCAAAAAGTCATGGATTTAGACTCTGAAATTGGATTTGATGCATTAAGCTGTGAGTATGTCCATATGATAGAAAGGGGAATAATAGATCCAACTATGGTGACTAGATCGGCTCTACAAAGTGCAGCTTCTATTTCTGCTCTTATTCTTACTACTGAAGTATTGGTAGGAGAGATCATAAAGGAAGAAGCCCCTGTAATGCCTATGATGTAG
- a CDS encoding ArsB/NhaD family transporter encodes MNFDLIIAIIVFMITFYFIITEKIPRSLSAIIGGAAVVFFKVIDEHEALHAISSNIEILILLMGLMIIVNIMAETGIFQWTAIKIAQSAKGDPIKIMIFLGLVSAVASALLDNVTTILLIFPISILIAEQLKIDSLPFLLTEVFSVNIGGAATLIGDPPNLIIGTKSGLGFNDFLINMGPIVIINMIFFLSIMVVFYHKKLHVSRMRKAKIMEMDASRIIKDKVLLKKSIIVFIWVMFGFISNVITGIGLAVISISGATLLILITKKDPDEIYKKIEWSTLFFFAGLFILVDGLAATGLISDIGDFIFNVTNGDAKLTVILTVISSTIFAPIIGVVPYTISFTKIIGELIPQMGENTAPLWWALSMGVCFGGNMTLIGAAANIVGANIAKKAGKDIGFFHFFKFGVVITLQSLILSIIYLLVRYF; translated from the coding sequence ATGAATTTTGATCTTATTATAGCAATTATAGTATTTATGATAACCTTTTATTTCATCATAACTGAAAAAATACCCAGGTCCTTAAGTGCAATCATTGGAGGAGCTGCTGTGGTATTTTTTAAAGTTATAGATGAACACGAAGCTCTTCACGCCATCAGCAGCAATATAGAGATCTTGATTTTACTTATGGGACTTATGATTATTGTAAATATAATGGCCGAAACAGGAATATTCCAGTGGACAGCAATAAAAATAGCCCAATCAGCCAAGGGGGATCCCATTAAGATCATGATTTTTTTAGGACTGGTTTCTGCTGTTGCATCTGCACTCTTAGACAACGTTACAACTATCCTCCTTATTTTCCCAATCTCTATATTGATTGCCGAACAACTAAAAATAGACTCCTTGCCATTTCTTCTTACCGAAGTATTCTCTGTAAATATCGGAGGGGCAGCTACCTTAATCGGAGATCCACCTAACTTAATTATAGGAACAAAATCAGGTTTAGGTTTCAATGATTTCCTCATTAATATGGGTCCTATCGTAATCATCAATATGATTTTTTTTCTATCTATTATGGTAGTTTTTTATCATAAAAAACTACATGTTTCCAGGATGAGAAAAGCTAAAATTATGGAGATGGATGCAAGTAGAATCATAAAAGATAAGGTGCTTTTAAAAAAATCTATCATAGTTTTTATTTGGGTTATGTTTGGATTTATTTCCAATGTAATCACAGGTATAGGATTAGCCGTAATCTCCATCTCTGGAGCGACACTTTTAATCCTTATAACAAAAAAAGACCCCGATGAAATCTATAAAAAAATAGAATGGTCAACTTTATTTTTCTTTGCCGGATTATTTATCTTGGTAGACGGCCTTGCTGCTACTGGGTTAATAAGTGATATTGGTGATTTCATATTCAATGTTACCAATGGAGATGCAAAATTAACTGTTATTCTGACTGTGATCTCCTCCACTATATTTGCCCCGATAATCGGAGTAGTTCCCTATACAATTTCATTTACTAAGATCATAGGAGAACTCATCCCTCAAATGGGAGAAAACACTGCTCCCCTGTGGTGGGCACTTTCTATGGGTGTCTGTTTCGGTGGTAATATGACTCTCATAGGTGCTGCAGCTAATATTGTAGGAGCTAATATAGCAAAAAAAGCAGGAAAAGATATAGGTTTTTTTCATTTTTTTAAATTTGGAGTAGTTATTACCCTTCAATCCCTTATTTTGAGTATTATATATCTGTTGGTAAGGTATTTTTAA
- a CDS encoding ABC transporter permease, protein MIYFIKRISIMIFTLFLVSVISFSVFQIIPGDPALSKLGIEASQEQIDTLRTELMLDKPLSTQYIYWAKNISKGNLGESIRFSRPIEELIGERIVVTLSLGVYAILIAVVIGIPIGILNAKYNDTKFGAFLSMFSQLGLAIPEFWLGIIFLILFGIIFKLFSLKYISFGEDPISHIRIMTLPAFALAISRISVVARHMKNITLEEQEKDYVRTAYSKGLSANKIYFYHILQNALIPTITIIGMLTAGVLGGAIVVEQVFNLPGIGTLLINGVTTRDIPLVQAIITYIASVVVIINFLIDILYRVVDPRISI, encoded by the coding sequence ATGATTTATTTTATTAAAAGAATTAGTATAATGATATTCACATTGTTTCTTGTTTCGGTAATATCCTTTTCAGTATTCCAAATAATCCCTGGAGATCCTGCTCTTTCAAAATTAGGAATAGAGGCTAGTCAGGAACAAATAGACACCCTGAGAACAGAACTTATGTTAGATAAACCACTATCTACACAATATATTTACTGGGCAAAAAACATATCGAAGGGAAATTTAGGAGAATCTATAAGATTTTCAAGACCGATAGAGGAACTTATAGGGGAAAGAATAGTGGTTACACTTAGTTTAGGAGTTTATGCTATCTTAATTGCAGTGGTCATTGGGATACCGATTGGCATTTTAAATGCCAAATATAACGATACTAAATTTGGAGCTTTTCTCTCAATGTTTTCTCAACTAGGGCTTGCCATCCCAGAATTTTGGCTGGGGATAATATTCTTAATTTTATTCGGAATAATTTTTAAATTATTCTCATTGAAATATATTTCCTTTGGAGAGGACCCTATCTCACATATAAGAATAATGACCCTTCCTGCTTTTGCCCTTGCTATATCTAGAATTTCAGTTGTAGCAAGGCATATGAAAAACATAACATTGGAGGAACAGGAGAAAGACTATGTAAGAACAGCATACAGCAAGGGACTTTCAGCCAATAAGATCTATTTTTACCACATCCTTCAAAATGCTCTGATCCCAACAATTACTATAATAGGTATGTTGACAGCAGGAGTATTAGGGGGAGCCATAGTGGTTGAGCAGGTATTTAACCTGCCAGGTATTGGAACTCTTTTAATTAATGGTGTCACTACAAGGGATATACCATTAGTACAGGCTATCATAACCTATATAGCTTCAGTTGTAGTAATCATAAATTTTTTAATTGATATATTATATAGAGTTGTAGACCCAAGAATATCAATTTAG